The genomic segment GGCCTCGGCGCGCGGCGCGAGGTCACCGCCGTGCAGGAGCAGCTCGCGCACCTGCTGCCCGACGGCGGTGGCGCCCGGCTCGCGGGTGAGCACCACCTCGTGCCCGAGCCCCGTCAGCCACTCGCGCAGCCGGCGCCCCTGCGTGGTCTTGCCCACGCCGTCCCCGCCCTCGAGGGCGATGAGGAACCCGCTCGCCGGGCGGCGCGGTCCCGGGTCCGGGTGCGCCAGGTGGCGCCGGCGCCACGCCTCGGCGACGGCGGTGTGCAGGCGCACGCCGCTGCCGTCGTCCATCTGGCGGTGCGCCAGCACGCCGATGCCGACGGCGATCACGGCGGCGACCAGCAGGGTCAGGGCCGCGCCGTTGTAGTTCAGGACGGTGCTCTCGGTGGGCTGGATCCGGTGCTGGCCGAACGCGGCCGCCAGCGCCGGGGCCAGCGCCATGACCGCGACGAGCACGACCCGGGCGGCGGACTGCACGAACGCGAACGTGCGCCCGCGCAGGTCGTCGCTGACCTCCAGGCCGAGCAGGGTGTAGCCGGTCACCCACGCCACGCCCCCGCAGGCGCCGACGAGCAGGGACAGCGCCGCGACGATGACGATGTTGGGGATCAGCGCCAGCGGCAGCAGCAGCACGCCGGCGGCCGTGATGGACAGGGCGAACAGCCGCCAGCGCGCCAGCGCCGCCAGCACCCGCGGGCCGGTCCACATGCCCAGCGCCAGGCCCGTGAACACGCACCCGAACAGCAGGCCGTAGCCCGGGTCGCCCGCGCCGAGGTCGGCCACGAAGGTCGGCGCCACGCCGATGACGAAGCCGCCGGCGGCGAAGGCGCCGAGCATGCCGATCACCAGGCCGCGCACCAGCGGCGTGGACGCGACGAAGCGCCAGCCGTCGAGGATGCTGCGGGCCAGGCCCGGCTGCTCGGAGCCCTCGGGCGCCGGGGAGCGCCGCGGCACCGCCAGGCGGGCGATGACGAGCGCGGCGACGAGGTAGGTCAGGGCGTTGGCGTACAGGGCGATGCCGACGCTGCCGCTCGAGCCGGCGTCGAGCGCGCCGGAGACGAGGGTCAGCCCGGTGAAGAGCACGGCCGCGACGGGCGCGGTGCCGTAGGCGGCGACCAGGCTCAGCTGGTTCGCGGCCTCCAGCCGGGATCGGGGCACGAGGTTGGGGACCGTGGCGTCCTTGGCCGGGATCCAGAACAGGCCGACGACCTCGATGAGCAGCGTGGCGACGAGCAGCCACCACAGCGTGCCGACGAGCGGGATGGAGACGAACAAGGCGCAGCGGACCACGTCGCCGACGACCATGGTGGTCTTGCGGTCCCACCGGTCGGCGACGGCGCCGGCCAGCGGCCCGACGAGCACCGCGGGCGCCAGGCGCAGCACCAGCACCCCCGCGACGGCGAGGTTGGCGGCCTCGTAGGAGGACTGCGCCCCCAGGTCGCGCGCCATCGCGGTGACGGCCAGCAGCCCGAGCCAGTCGCCCAGGCTGGACAGCACCAGGCTCAGCCACAGCGCGCGGAACGGCCTGACGGCCAGGACCGCCCGCACGCTGTGGTCGGGGGCCGCAGCCACCGGGGTGCTGCCTCCCGCGCTCACGCCGCCAGGGTAGCCGCGCGCCCCGACCAGTCCCAGGCTCCGCGCCGCGCGGCTCAGGCTCCGCGCCCGCGCGGCTCAGGCCGCCGTCGCCAGGGGGTAGGTGGCCACCGGCTCGGTGGTCGGCTGGTCGCTGCCGCCCTCGGGCTCGAGCGTGACCGCCACGGCGGCGGCGTCCTGCGGCGAGCCGGTCAGCACCGCCCCCGGATCGCCGCCGCCCTCGAACGTGCCGGCGGGGACGGCGCCGCCGCTCGCGACGTACCACAGCTGGTACGTGCGGTCCTCCGGCGCGGGCGCGGTGCCGCCGTCGAGCAGCACCGCCCGGCCCTGCTCGGCGGAGAGCACCAGCCGGGTGCCGCGCCAGCCCCGCCCGCTGCCGGCGGCCGCCTCGACGACGACCGCGTCGGGCGCCGCGGCGACCTCGCCCAGGGCCGCGGCCAGCGAGCGCGCCCGGTCGCGGTCCTCGCGCAGCTCCAGCGCTGTCCACCCGAGGCCGAGCCCGCCGACGACGAGCACGGCGACCGCGGCCGCCGCCAGCGCCGGCGCCCACCACCGTCCCTCGCGGCCAGGCCGGCCCCGCTCGCGGCGGGCGGCGAGCTCGTCGCGGGCCGGCGGCACCGCGTCGCGCGCCGGCAGCGGCGGCAGCTGCTCGACGTCGTCGAGCCGGGCCATCACCGCCTCCTTCAGGGACGGCGGCGGCGCCACGGCGTCCACCGAGCCCAGGTCCGCCAGGGCCGCTCGCAGGTCGGCGAGCTCGGCGCGGCAGGGCGCGCAGCGGGCCAGGTGCTCCTCCGCCGCCCGCGCCTCGGCGGCGTCCAGGGCGCCCACGGCGTGGGCGGCGACCAGCCCGTGCCCGTCCTCCGGCACGGGCGGGCGGTCGCGCGCGTCGTCGACGGGGTTCACGTCCTGCCCTCCAGCCCTCCGCGCAGGCGGATCAGCCCGTCCCTCAGGCGCGTCTTCACCGTGGGCACCGGCACGCCCAGGCGGTCGCTGATCTCCGCCGACGTGCAGCCGCCCCAGTAGGCGAGGACGACGGCCTCCCGCTGCAGGTCGGTCAGACACGCCAGGGCCGCGCGCACCCTGTCCTCGTCCTCGCGCTGCTCGGCCCGCTCGGCGACGTCGTCGTACTCGCGCTGCACGTGGGAGGAGGCCACCCGGTCCTCGCGGTCCTCCGCCGCGCGCACCGAGCGCACCCGGTCCACCGCCCGGCGGTGGGCGATGGTCATCGCCCACGTGGTCACGCTGCCCGCCGCGGGGTCGTAGCGGGGGGCCTGGCGCCACACCTCGAGCAGGACCTCCTGCGCGACCTCCTCGGCCAGGGCGGGGTTGCGCACCACGGCGCGGGCGAGGCCGAGGACCTTCGGCGCGAGGGCGTCGTAGACGTCCGCGAAGGCGTCGCGGTCGCCCGCGGCCACGCGGGCCACGGCGCCCGCGAGGGGGTCGCCCGCTCTGCCGGCACCACGGATCGGTCCCCTCCTCCCGCCCGCGGGCGCGGCCGG from the Quadrisphaera sp. DSM 44207 genome contains:
- a CDS encoding anti-sigma factor; the protein is MNPVDDARDRPPVPEDGHGLVAAHAVGALDAAEARAAEEHLARCAPCRAELADLRAALADLGSVDAVAPPPSLKEAVMARLDDVEQLPPLPARDAVPPARDELAARRERGRPGREGRWWAPALAAAAVAVLVVGGLGLGWTALELREDRDRARSLAAALGEVAAAPDAVVVEAAAGSGRGWRGTRLVLSAEQGRAVLLDGGTAPAPEDRTYQLWYVASGGAVPAGTFEGGGDPGAVLTGSPQDAAAVAVTLEPEGGSDQPTTEPVATYPLATAA
- the tmk gene encoding dTMP kinase, with the translated sequence MSAGGSTPVAAAPDHSVRAVLAVRPFRALWLSLVLSSLGDWLGLLAVTAMARDLGAQSSYEAANLAVAGVLVLRLAPAVLVGPLAGAVADRWDRKTTMVVGDVVRCALFVSIPLVGTLWWLLVATLLIEVVGLFWIPAKDATVPNLVPRSRLEAANQLSLVAAYGTAPVAAVLFTGLTLVSGALDAGSSGSVGIALYANALTYLVAALVIARLAVPRRSPAPEGSEQPGLARSILDGWRFVASTPLVRGLVIGMLGAFAAGGFVIGVAPTFVADLGAGDPGYGLLFGCVFTGLALGMWTGPRVLAALARWRLFALSITAAGVLLLPLALIPNIVIVAALSLLVGACGGVAWVTGYTLLGLEVSDDLRGRTFAFVQSAARVVLVAVMALAPALAAAFGQHRIQPTESTVLNYNGAALTLLVAAVIAVGIGVLAHRQMDDGSGVRLHTAVAEAWRRRHLAHPDPGPRRPASGFLIALEGGDGVGKTTQGRRLREWLTGLGHEVVLTREPGATAVGQQVRELLLHGGDLAPRAEALLYAADRAQHVAEVVRPALDRGAVVVTDRYLDSSIAYQGAGRALDGDEVAALSRWGTEGLVPDLTVLLDAPPELSRTRLGEQLDRLEREPVAFHTAVRERFLALARRNPRRYLVVDAAGTPEEVASRVRERLEPLLPLSPRQLAEAEAARLEAERARQEAERALAEAEAARQAAEAAAVQARRAEEEAEREAERERRAVLAEERRRERDAAATQVLPLGELRPTEQASERAVERTRRLRPVEHGDDVPLVVRERRLGEPVHVERVVDDAWLPDGWSGPSADVDHDGQPGDRGDGRPGPDGEEER
- the sigK gene encoding ECF RNA polymerase sigma factor SigK, encoding MAAGDRDAFADVYDALAPKVLGLARAVVRNPALAEEVAQEVLLEVWRQAPRYDPAAGSVTTWAMTIAHRRAVDRVRSVRAAEDREDRVASSHVQREYDDVAERAEQREDEDRVRAALACLTDLQREAVVLAYWGGCTSAEISDRLGVPVPTVKTRLRDGLIRLRGGLEGRT